A region of Saimiri boliviensis isolate mSaiBol1 chromosome 10, mSaiBol1.pri, whole genome shotgun sequence DNA encodes the following proteins:
- the TMEM176A gene encoding transmembrane protein 176A isoform X2 codes for MGTANDGEMAPETPQPTHVDVHIHQESALAKLLLTCCSALRPPATQARGSSRLLVASWVTQIVLGILSGVLGGFLYMQGFSLLVASGAAIWTGAVAVLAGVAAFIYETRGGTYWSLLRSLLELAAFSTAIAALKLWNDDLGYGRYYSNSMCHISTWSNWYNTPIPTESPEEVRRFQLCISFLDMLKALFITLRAMLLAIWILLLLASLAPLGLYCWRIFSAKKWWPSPESPCPQPSGLQAKEPSHLGKSIFVLCLCIRKETRRTCWK; via the exons ATGGGGACAGCCAACGATGGTGAGATGGCCCCGGAGACCCCACAGCCCACCCACGTCGATGTGCACATCCACCAGGAATCTGCCCTGGCCAAGCTCCTGCTGACCTGCTGCTCTGCGCTGCGGCCCCCAGCCACTCAGGCCAGGGGCAGCAGCCGGCTGCTGGTGGCCTCATGG GTGACGCAGATCGTGCTGGGGATCTTGAGTGGGGTCCTCGGAGGATTTTTGTACATGCAAGGGTTCAGCCTCCTGGTCGCCTCGGGAGCTGCCATCTGGACAGGGGCCGTG GCTGTGCTGGCTGGAGTTGCTGCCTTCATTTATGAGACACGGGGTGGCACCTACTGG tctctgctgagaagtctgctagAGCTGGCAGCTTTCTCCACAGCCATTGCTGCCCTCAAGCTTTGGAATGACGATTTGGGATACGGCCGCTATTATAGTAACAGTATGTGCCACATCTCTACCTGGAGTAACTGGTACAACACCCCAATCCCCACTGAGAGTCCAGAAGAAGTCAGAAGGTTCCAACTGTGTATCTCCTTCCTGGACATGCTGAAG GCCCTGTTCATTACCCTTCGGGCCATGCTCTTGGCTATCTGGATTCTGCTGCTTCTGGCATCTCTGGCCCCTCTGGGGCTGTACTGCTGGAGAATATTCTCAGCCAAAAAG TGGTGGCCCAGTCCAGAAAGCCCCTGTCCCCAACCAAGTGGCCTCCAAGCCAAAGAGCCCAGTCATCTGGGGAAGTCTATATTCGTGCTGTGCCTTTGCATCAG aaaagagacaagaaggaCATGTTGGAAGTGA
- the TMEM176A gene encoding transmembrane protein 176A isoform X3, which translates to MGTANDGEMAPETPQPTHVDVHIHQESALAKLLLTCCSALRPPATQARGSSRLLVASWVTQIVLGILSGVLGGFLYMQGFSLLVASGAAIWTGAVAVLAGVAAFIYETRGGTYWSLLRSLLELAAFSTAIAALKLWNDDLGYGRYYSNSMCHISTWSNWYNTPIPTESPEEVRRFQLCISFLDMLKALFITLRAMLLAIWILLLLASLAPLGLYCWRIFSAKKKRDKKDMLEVSGI; encoded by the exons ATGGGGACAGCCAACGATGGTGAGATGGCCCCGGAGACCCCACAGCCCACCCACGTCGATGTGCACATCCACCAGGAATCTGCCCTGGCCAAGCTCCTGCTGACCTGCTGCTCTGCGCTGCGGCCCCCAGCCACTCAGGCCAGGGGCAGCAGCCGGCTGCTGGTGGCCTCATGG GTGACGCAGATCGTGCTGGGGATCTTGAGTGGGGTCCTCGGAGGATTTTTGTACATGCAAGGGTTCAGCCTCCTGGTCGCCTCGGGAGCTGCCATCTGGACAGGGGCCGTG GCTGTGCTGGCTGGAGTTGCTGCCTTCATTTATGAGACACGGGGTGGCACCTACTGG tctctgctgagaagtctgctagAGCTGGCAGCTTTCTCCACAGCCATTGCTGCCCTCAAGCTTTGGAATGACGATTTGGGATACGGCCGCTATTATAGTAACAGTATGTGCCACATCTCTACCTGGAGTAACTGGTACAACACCCCAATCCCCACTGAGAGTCCAGAAGAAGTCAGAAGGTTCCAACTGTGTATCTCCTTCCTGGACATGCTGAAG GCCCTGTTCATTACCCTTCGGGCCATGCTCTTGGCTATCTGGATTCTGCTGCTTCTGGCATCTCTGGCCCCTCTGGGGCTGTACTGCTGGAGAATATTCTCAGCCAAAAAG aaaagagacaagaaggaCATGTTGGAAGTGAGTGGAATCTAG
- the TMEM176A gene encoding transmembrane protein 176A isoform X1: MRLQEGGCGVGQRVFLTMGTANDGEMAPETPQPTHVDVHIHQESALAKLLLTCCSALRPPATQARGSSRLLVASWVTQIVLGILSGVLGGFLYMQGFSLLVASGAAIWTGAVAVLAGVAAFIYETRGGTYWSLLRSLLELAAFSTAIAALKLWNDDLGYGRYYSNSMCHISTWSNWYNTPIPTESPEEVRRFQLCISFLDMLKALFITLRAMLLAIWILLLLASLAPLGLYCWRIFSAKKWWPSPESPCPQPSGLQAKEPSHLGKSIFVLCLCIRKETRRTCWK, translated from the exons ATGAGACTGCAGGAAGGGGGCTGCGGAGTAGGCCAG AGGGTATTCCTGACCATGGGGACAGCCAACGATGGTGAGATGGCCCCGGAGACCCCACAGCCCACCCACGTCGATGTGCACATCCACCAGGAATCTGCCCTGGCCAAGCTCCTGCTGACCTGCTGCTCTGCGCTGCGGCCCCCAGCCACTCAGGCCAGGGGCAGCAGCCGGCTGCTGGTGGCCTCATGG GTGACGCAGATCGTGCTGGGGATCTTGAGTGGGGTCCTCGGAGGATTTTTGTACATGCAAGGGTTCAGCCTCCTGGTCGCCTCGGGAGCTGCCATCTGGACAGGGGCCGTG GCTGTGCTGGCTGGAGTTGCTGCCTTCATTTATGAGACACGGGGTGGCACCTACTGG tctctgctgagaagtctgctagAGCTGGCAGCTTTCTCCACAGCCATTGCTGCCCTCAAGCTTTGGAATGACGATTTGGGATACGGCCGCTATTATAGTAACAGTATGTGCCACATCTCTACCTGGAGTAACTGGTACAACACCCCAATCCCCACTGAGAGTCCAGAAGAAGTCAGAAGGTTCCAACTGTGTATCTCCTTCCTGGACATGCTGAAG GCCCTGTTCATTACCCTTCGGGCCATGCTCTTGGCTATCTGGATTCTGCTGCTTCTGGCATCTCTGGCCCCTCTGGGGCTGTACTGCTGGAGAATATTCTCAGCCAAAAAG TGGTGGCCCAGTCCAGAAAGCCCCTGTCCCCAACCAAGTGGCCTCCAAGCCAAAGAGCCCAGTCATCTGGGGAAGTCTATATTCGTGCTGTGCCTTTGCATCAG aaaagagacaagaaggaCATGTTGGAAGTGA